From the Gramella sp. Hel_I_59 genome, one window contains:
- a CDS encoding DUF4268 domain-containing protein — protein MYLIDKESNRITKLKQKTFSELKFRERDHLQEWIANDPSSLGEELLIIQKEFCGFKETNERLDLLALDKLGNVVVIENKLDDSGKDVTWQAIKYASYCASLTKQDIIKVYQDYLGTSAIAQDKLSDFFEGRDISEIVLNQGLNSQRLILVAAKFRKEVTSSVLWLLNFKIRLQCFKVTPFAYDDQLFLNLEQILPTKETEDFAISISTKAQEEIEVQETLKNRHHVRLKFWENFINYSNLQNNLFSNNNPTKESWIAKGIGMSGVSLNLVVTSNYCRSEITLNRGNKEENKKLFDFIYTMKDKIEEEFGAELSWERMDENVTCRIKYQYDGLSYFEESDWPTMNEFLVDVSVRMENAFKEPIQKLNVYAKRNQNL, from the coding sequence ATGTACTTAATTGATAAAGAAAGCAATAGAATTACCAAGCTTAAACAAAAAACATTTTCAGAGTTAAAGTTTCGAGAAAGAGATCATCTACAAGAATGGATTGCTAATGACCCTTCCTCGCTTGGTGAAGAATTATTAATTATTCAAAAGGAATTTTGTGGTTTCAAAGAGACTAATGAAAGATTAGATCTACTTGCACTAGATAAACTAGGAAACGTTGTTGTAATAGAAAACAAATTAGATGATTCTGGTAAAGATGTAACCTGGCAAGCCATTAAATATGCTTCTTATTGCGCCAGCCTTACAAAACAGGATATTATTAAGGTGTATCAGGATTATTTAGGTACTTCTGCCATAGCTCAAGATAAACTTAGCGATTTTTTTGAGGGAAGAGATATTAGCGAAATCGTATTAAATCAAGGGTTGAATTCCCAAAGGCTAATTCTAGTTGCTGCTAAGTTTAGAAAAGAAGTAACTTCTTCAGTTCTTTGGTTATTAAATTTTAAGATTCGACTTCAATGTTTTAAGGTTACACCCTTTGCATATGATGATCAGCTTTTTTTAAATCTAGAGCAGATATTGCCTACTAAGGAAACTGAAGATTTTGCGATTAGTATTTCTACAAAGGCACAGGAAGAAATTGAGGTTCAGGAAACCTTAAAAAACCGACATCATGTACGATTAAAATTCTGGGAGAATTTCATTAATTACAGCAATTTACAAAACAATTTATTTTCTAATAACAACCCCACCAAAGAAAGCTGGATTGCCAAAGGTATTGGCATGAGTGGTGTTAGCTTGAACCTAGTTGTTACTAGTAATTATTGTAGAAGCGAAATAACCTTGAACCGGGGAAATAAGGAAGAAAACAAGAAATTATTCGATTTTATTTATACTATGAAAGATAAAATTGAAGAAGAATTTGGTGCTGAATTATCTTGGGAGCGAATGGATGAAAATGTTACGTGTAGAATTAAATATCAATATGACGGGCTAAGTTATTTTGAAGAAAGTGATTGGCCAACCATGAACGAGTTTTTAGTAGACGTTTCCGTTAGAATGGAAAATGCTTTTAAAGAGCCTATCCAGAAATTAAATGTTTACGCTAAAAGAAATCAAAATCTTTAA
- a CDS encoding DUF5712 family protein — MPISKPHSTLGAKNTGSCALLVNYLDKENQELEATINTKNSLKEITLLENRKQDFFNHRKADISPIEVIESIDYNIKKLGKTDAKYFAPTISFSQSELQHIISLATEKKNIDNVWQLSNSEYGKYNHLLKNYIREIMDNYAENFNRQNKGLLTGNDLVYYAKIEHFRKFKGTDEEVKQGLYNSGDYKPGLNSHAHIIVSRKDQTQRLKLTPTTKERSTHRSIGGNSYQVGFDRMKWINKNEKSFDTLFNYRRSAIEKFDNQYILKNGSPREKDLLIKKIDDIKRLNKQENVIKRGFKGPKR, encoded by the coding sequence ATGCCTATAAGTAAACCACATAGTACGCTTGGAGCCAAAAATACGGGAAGTTGCGCCTTATTGGTTAATTATCTCGATAAAGAAAACCAGGAGTTAGAGGCGACAATCAATACAAAGAATAGTTTAAAGGAAATCACTTTACTCGAAAACAGAAAGCAAGATTTTTTTAATCATAGAAAAGCAGACATAAGCCCAATTGAGGTAATTGAAAGTATTGACTACAATATTAAAAAACTTGGGAAAACTGATGCGAAGTACTTTGCACCAACGATAAGTTTTAGTCAATCAGAATTACAACATATTATTTCCCTGGCTACTGAAAAGAAAAATATTGATAACGTCTGGCAGCTTAGTAATAGCGAGTATGGAAAATACAATCATCTTTTGAAAAATTATATTAGAGAAATCATGGATAATTACGCCGAGAATTTCAACAGGCAAAATAAAGGATTGCTGACAGGGAATGATCTCGTGTATTACGCTAAAATCGAACACTTTAGAAAATTCAAAGGTACTGATGAAGAAGTTAAGCAAGGTTTATATAATTCAGGAGATTATAAACCTGGACTTAATTCTCATGCTCATATTATTGTAAGTCGCAAAGATCAAACTCAACGATTAAAACTAACACCTACTACCAAAGAAAGATCTACCCACCGAAGTATAGGAGGAAACTCTTATCAAGTAGGTTTTGATCGTATGAAATGGATCAATAAGAATGAAAAATCTTTTGATACTCTTTTCAATTATAGAAGATCCGCCATTGAAAAATTTGATAATCAATATATTTTAAAGAATGGTTCTCCTCGAGAAAAAGACCTACTTATCAAAAAAATAGATGACATCAAAAGACTTAATAAGCAAGAAAATGTGATAAAAAGAGGTTTTAAGGGACCTAAAAGATAA
- a CDS encoding site-specific DNA-methyltransferase, translated as MPTLNWIGKEKVVNHHQDVPFRILEHKYGYTEKGEQTKESNSGNKIIQGDNLEALKSLLPEYEGKVDCIYIDPPYNTGNELWVYNDNVKHPKIQKWLGEVVGKEDEDFTRQDKWLCMLYPRLKLLSKLLSSTGSIWISIDDNSGHHLKLVLDEIFGKKNFIACNVWQKRYSRENRGSIGDAHEYIFVYSKNPDYFKANRNRLPLTEKQAKIYRNPTNDPRGRWRTIPMTAQGFRPNQMYEIEGPDGSIHVPPEGRCWSTLEENFLQLKKEGKIYFGKKGDAQPSVIRYLSEVPGIVPWTWWPSDEVGHTDESRKEIRAFFGTQTAFETPKPTRLIERIIGIATQKNDIILDSFAGSATTANAVLNLNKKDSGNRKFILVEMEDYADSITSERVKKVIKGYGKVKNEVEGTGGSFDFYELGKPIFKKDHNLNEDVAEEKIRNYIFYSETKQHLERERSEEAKYLLDNYQDTGYYFYYEKERLTTLDLDSLNIVAEKQEQYIIYADTCLLDPDYMLNKNIIFKKIPRDIKRF; from the coding sequence ATGCCAACACTCAATTGGATAGGTAAAGAAAAGGTAGTGAACCACCACCAGGATGTACCTTTTAGAATTCTGGAACACAAATACGGCTATACTGAAAAAGGAGAGCAAACAAAGGAGTCCAATAGCGGGAATAAAATTATTCAAGGGGATAATTTGGAAGCTCTAAAAAGTTTATTGCCCGAATATGAAGGTAAGGTTGATTGTATCTACATTGACCCTCCTTATAATACAGGTAATGAGTTGTGGGTTTACAATGATAATGTAAAGCATCCTAAAATACAAAAATGGTTAGGTGAAGTAGTTGGTAAAGAAGATGAAGATTTCACCCGTCAGGATAAATGGTTATGTATGCTTTACCCACGTCTTAAATTATTAAGTAAACTATTATCTAGCACAGGTTCAATTTGGATTTCTATAGATGATAATTCTGGTCATCATTTGAAACTTGTCTTAGACGAAATTTTTGGTAAGAAAAATTTTATTGCTTGTAATGTTTGGCAAAAGCGATATTCTAGAGAAAACAGAGGTTCTATAGGAGATGCTCACGAGTATATCTTTGTTTATTCAAAAAACCCCGATTATTTTAAGGCGAATAGAAATAGACTTCCCTTAACTGAAAAACAAGCGAAAATCTATAGAAATCCAACGAATGACCCTAGAGGAAGATGGAGAACGATTCCAATGACAGCACAAGGATTTAGACCAAATCAGATGTATGAAATAGAAGGGCCAGATGGCTCAATACATGTTCCTCCTGAAGGAAGGTGTTGGAGCACTCTCGAAGAAAATTTTCTTCAATTAAAAAAGGAGGGTAAAATTTATTTTGGTAAAAAAGGTGATGCTCAGCCAAGTGTTATAAGATATTTATCTGAAGTACCTGGAATAGTTCCTTGGACTTGGTGGCCAAGTGATGAAGTTGGTCACACAGACGAGTCTCGAAAAGAAATAAGAGCTTTTTTTGGCACTCAAACAGCTTTTGAAACACCCAAACCAACTCGGCTAATAGAAAGAATAATAGGTATTGCAACGCAAAAAAACGATATTATTCTTGATTCATTCGCCGGCTCTGCAACTACTGCTAATGCTGTTTTAAACCTGAACAAAAAAGATAGTGGTAACAGAAAATTTATACTTGTTGAAATGGAAGATTATGCAGATAGTATTACTTCCGAACGAGTAAAAAAAGTCATTAAAGGTTACGGCAAAGTTAAAAATGAGGTAGAAGGAACTGGTGGTTCCTTTGATTTTTATGAATTAGGAAAACCTATTTTCAAAAAGGACCATAACTTAAATGAGGATGTAGCAGAAGAAAAAATTAGGAATTATATCTTTTATTCGGAGACTAAACAGCATTTAGAAAGAGAACGTAGCGAAGAAGCCAAATATTTACTGGATAATTACCAGGATACCGGTTATTATTTTTATTACGAGAAAGAACGGCTTACTACCTTAGATCTGGACTCGCTCAATATCGTGGCAGAAAAGCAAGAGCAATATATTATTTATGCAGACACCTGTTTGCTAGATCCAGACTATATGCTCAACAAGAACATCATATTTAAAAAGATCCCTAGAGATATTAAACGTTTCTAA
- a CDS encoding toprim domain-containing protein: protein MKRVKMNCKLAREIDLIGLLKTMGYNLKRQNVKEAWFLSPFRNETIPSFKVSKKLNRWYDHGEGIGGNTIDLIIKLQNCSVKEALNFLDENSFSFQQPKYLEKDFKSDFQIFKKQNLQNKALINYLKSRGISFGIARTYCFELYYRNKGKNWFAIAFINNSGGLELRNKYFKGCIGAKDYTLQKNNTSTVNVFEGFIDFLSYLEISSNKTNSDYLICNSTALIERVLPLLKQYSNIDLYLDNDSSGSKASSTILESYSHANLKNEMYAAYKDLNEMLVENVCRR from the coding sequence ATGAAAAGAGTAAAAATGAACTGCAAATTAGCTAGGGAAATTGATCTCATTGGCTTATTAAAAACCATGGGATATAATTTAAAAAGGCAGAATGTAAAAGAAGCATGGTTTTTAAGTCCATTCCGAAACGAAACTATTCCATCCTTTAAAGTATCTAAGAAATTAAACAGATGGTATGATCACGGAGAAGGAATTGGTGGAAATACGATAGACTTAATTATTAAGTTACAAAACTGTTCTGTAAAAGAAGCTCTTAATTTTTTAGATGAAAATTCTTTTTCTTTTCAACAGCCAAAATATCTTGAAAAGGATTTTAAATCAGATTTTCAAATCTTTAAAAAACAAAATCTACAAAATAAGGCACTCATTAATTACTTAAAATCCCGTGGAATTTCCTTTGGTATTGCCAGGACTTATTGCTTTGAACTTTATTATAGGAATAAGGGTAAGAACTGGTTTGCAATTGCTTTCATTAATAACTCAGGAGGATTAGAATTGCGCAATAAATACTTTAAGGGTTGTATTGGTGCAAAAGATTATACGCTACAAAAAAACAATACCTCTACAGTCAATGTATTTGAAGGATTTATAGACTTTTTAAGCTATCTGGAAATAAGCTCAAACAAGACGAATTCAGACTACTTAATTTGTAATTCTACAGCTCTCATTGAAAGAGTTTTACCTCTACTTAAACAATATTCAAACATTGATCTATATCTGGATAATGACTCCTCTGGATCTAAAGCGAGTTCTACAATTTTAGAAAGTTATAGCCATGCGAATTTGAAAAATGAAATGTATGCTGCATACAAAGATTTAAATGAAATGCTAGTTGAGAATGTATGCCGAAGGTAA
- a CDS encoding DUF3800 domain-containing protein translates to MHQKRYYIYCDESVKKGAFYSNFYGGALLQSTDYELIKDVLEDKRDHELQTSELKWQKINHFNYKSYIQAMDTFMDFVQAGKIKVRIMFTDNRFTKPDLSKEQVDNEYLLLYYQFLKHCFGLRFLPPHQENHLELFLDNIPENSERKAKFKKYLYGIQLLPQFIDANIKLNERDINEVDSKKHIIMQYLDVVLGAMAYRLNKLNDNKNPETGKRGKRTLAKNKVYKHINTRIRGVYPNFNIGITTGTQEYFDNLWRMPYRHWRFQAKGSVPK, encoded by the coding sequence ATGCATCAAAAACGTTATTATATATATTGTGATGAATCCGTAAAAAAAGGTGCGTTCTATTCCAATTTTTACGGGGGAGCATTATTACAAAGTACAGACTATGAATTGATCAAAGATGTTCTTGAAGATAAAAGAGATCACGAACTTCAAACGTCTGAATTGAAATGGCAAAAGATCAACCATTTTAATTATAAATCATATATCCAGGCGATGGATACTTTCATGGATTTTGTACAGGCTGGGAAAATTAAAGTTCGAATAATGTTTACTGATAACCGATTTACGAAACCTGATTTATCGAAAGAACAAGTAGATAATGAATATCTACTATTGTATTATCAGTTTTTAAAACACTGCTTTGGATTGCGTTTTCTGCCACCACACCAGGAAAACCATTTAGAATTATTCTTGGATAATATTCCTGAAAATTCAGAAAGGAAAGCAAAATTCAAAAAATATCTCTATGGAATACAATTACTACCCCAGTTTATTGATGCCAACATAAAATTAAACGAAAGAGATATTAATGAAGTAGATTCCAAAAAGCATATCATAATGCAATACTTAGATGTTGTGCTAGGCGCAATGGCTTATCGATTAAATAAATTAAATGACAACAAAAATCCTGAAACAGGTAAAAGAGGCAAGAGAACGCTTGCAAAGAATAAGGTCTATAAGCATATTAACACAAGGATAAGGGGTGTTTATCCAAATTTTAATATTGGAATAACTACAGGGACGCAAGAATATTTTGATAACCTATGGCGTATGCCATATAGGCATTGGAGATTTCAGGCGAAAGGGAGTGTACCTAAATAG
- a CDS encoding BfmA/BtgA family mobilization protein — protein sequence MAKKSILISAYHHKELAKLSEAFGYSYYKLVEEMITYFKKTGINPLDSKNENPSKAVRELDKRLISFIRIQERDILKPLRQEVYDYSQEQKHEIQNSYKILIEELSRIDRYEQERANTTLAEVKKQRKAVIAIAQLIDARNKSGILSKINNIFD from the coding sequence ATGGCAAAAAAAAGTATCTTAATTTCAGCATACCACCATAAAGAACTTGCGAAACTATCAGAGGCATTTGGATATAGTTATTACAAATTGGTGGAAGAGATGATAACGTATTTTAAGAAAACAGGCATTAATCCTCTGGATTCAAAGAATGAAAATCCTTCTAAGGCAGTTAGAGAATTGGATAAGAGATTAATATCCTTTATTAGAATACAGGAAAGGGATATTTTAAAACCATTGCGCCAAGAGGTGTATGATTATTCTCAGGAGCAAAAACACGAGATTCAAAATTCTTACAAGATTTTAATAGAAGAACTTAGTAGGATAGATCGTTATGAACAAGAAAGGGCCAATACAACATTAGCAGAAGTTAAGAAGCAACGAAAGGCAGTTATAGCTATTGCTCAGTTAATTGATGCTAGAAACAAGTCCGGTATATTATCTAAAATCAACAACATTTTTGATTGA
- a CDS encoding primase-helicase family protein, with amino-acid sequence MTSKDIPYIRVQTTYFKHVYFPTISGQTNKSIVPWNKETIREDHPEEKGYLAKIPKYDGFTCIPSHTAYKQEINGFYNTYSPLSYKPVDGGLETTMKFLRHIFGDQIELGIDYLQLLYTKPTQILPILCLVSKERSTGKSTFLKWLKLIFENNLTYLTNDSFSSHFNADWANKLLICIDEVLFNKEELTERIKFLSTTNVNKLEAKGKDKREVEFFGKFILCSNNEGTFIKIDGDETRFWVIKIPSIKDESIDMLNTLKKEIPAFLHFISNRKLTSENKSRMWFTPAQIKTTALTKLVQNNRSRAEKELANILISIIEKDDLTEVKLCPMDAVNILSRTRIKTDITQMRRLLKNEWGLSNQKNSNLYNKYTIWSDGDIVSKETKGRYYTITKEFLSQNFDDMMTD; translated from the coding sequence ATGACATCTAAAGACATACCCTATATCCGGGTACAAACCACATATTTTAAACATGTTTATTTTCCAACTATTTCTGGACAGACTAATAAAAGCATTGTACCCTGGAATAAAGAAACAATTAGGGAGGATCATCCAGAAGAAAAAGGTTACCTGGCTAAGATCCCGAAATATGATGGATTTACCTGCATACCATCACATACTGCTTATAAACAGGAAATAAATGGTTTCTATAATACGTATTCTCCATTAAGTTATAAACCTGTAGATGGTGGATTAGAAACTACAATGAAGTTTTTGAGACACATTTTCGGGGATCAAATAGAATTAGGGATAGATTACTTACAACTGCTGTATACGAAGCCTACACAAATACTTCCTATACTATGCCTTGTTTCTAAAGAGCGTTCAACGGGTAAGAGTACATTTTTAAAATGGTTGAAATTAATTTTTGAAAATAACCTTACCTACTTAACTAATGATAGCTTCAGTAGCCATTTTAATGCCGACTGGGCTAATAAATTACTTATTTGTATCGATGAAGTTCTATTTAACAAAGAAGAGCTCACAGAACGTATAAAATTCCTGAGTACTACAAATGTCAATAAGCTAGAGGCAAAGGGAAAAGATAAGCGAGAGGTGGAATTTTTTGGAAAATTTATTCTTTGTAGTAATAACGAAGGTACATTCATAAAGATTGATGGAGATGAGACCAGATTTTGGGTAATTAAGATACCATCTATAAAAGATGAAAGTATTGATATGCTCAATACCCTTAAGAAAGAAATACCAGCATTCCTCCATTTCATTTCCAACCGTAAACTTACCTCTGAGAATAAATCGAGAATGTGGTTTACTCCGGCACAGATTAAAACTACAGCATTAACAAAACTTGTTCAAAACAACCGTAGTCGTGCAGAGAAGGAATTAGCTAATATTCTTATCAGTATTATAGAAAAAGATGATTTGACTGAAGTTAAATTATGTCCTATGGATGCTGTAAATATTTTAAGTCGTACAAGGATAAAAACTGATATTACCCAGATGCGAAGATTATTGAAAAATGAATGGGGTTTATCAAATCAGAAAAACAGCAATCTCTATAATAAATATACCATATGGTCAGATGGAGACATAGTTTCAAAAGAAACAAAAGGAAGGTATTATACTATAACTAAAGAATTTCTTTCTCAAAATTTTGATGATATGATGACAGATTGA
- a CDS encoding DEAD/DEAH box helicase family protein has protein sequence MELKKYQQEVINDLILYLEEVDKTNHISKAFSNLWENKGFAIHNLENDYLQPYDNSITGVPRVTVKVPTAGGKTFIACNALKPIFNHFPAEKPKVVVWFVPSDTILKQTYKNLKNPSHPYRQKIDSHFGSTVEVYDKEALLFGQGFNPTEVKEQLSILVLSVQSFVETVRKGKPRAYRENENLAEFVNHFRDLKANLQDVDDTALIQVIAYLNPVIIIDESHNFEADLRIDMLKNINPSFVFDLTATPRNKSNIISFVDAHKLKKNNMVKLPVIVYNHQDTDEVINSAIQMQKTLEAKAKKQEQEGGKYIRPIVLFQAQPKAANDNITFEKIKENLIDIGIPEAHIRIKTANIDEIKNEELLSRDCEVRYIITVNALKEGWDCPFAYILASLANKSSSIDVEQILGRVLRLPYVSAHKDELLNYSYVFTSSNDFMNTLDKIVAGLNKSGFSAKDYRVKDAQINDQKIDDDKKPLLGGLFGEGKDNDDSNSDEPKTELKINPEKVKSIEDTPESKQRLEDILSVTRETGAAYEKEVEEFEQDDTQTPTELKDVVKTFPIKEAFKEQAKEVAIPTFHIKTTPNLLQVEQLEPLTKGLLLKGFDLNEEDTKIDLTRTASKMAAIDLVEGRENEFTPEFKHVENHVREQFSNYIATLTPDGQINQLSKQIAATIKKIDTISQPQLESYIHKILSPLSTEKIAEIRQHIVHYSSVIKGKINALAEDYAEDQFEKLLDKGTVVCEPYFNFRNRIQPKNTQKGITKNLYVEEGEMNSFEREVINEVANLDSVLYWHRNLERGKGLLLNGFINHYPDFIVKMKDGKTVLIETKGDHLDGSDSKQKIRLGSYWASKAGNDYRYFMVFKSDKLDGARTVGELLDILKEMK, from the coding sequence ATGGAATTAAAGAAATACCAACAGGAAGTAATTAATGACTTGATTCTTTACTTAGAAGAAGTTGATAAAACCAATCATATAAGCAAAGCTTTTTCTAACCTATGGGAAAACAAAGGTTTTGCAATACATAATTTAGAAAATGATTATCTACAGCCCTATGATAATTCTATCACAGGAGTACCACGGGTTACTGTAAAAGTGCCCACAGCCGGAGGTAAAACTTTTATTGCATGTAATGCGTTAAAGCCTATTTTTAATCATTTCCCGGCAGAAAAACCTAAAGTAGTAGTTTGGTTTGTACCGTCTGACACCATCCTAAAGCAGACTTACAAAAACTTAAAAAATCCTTCGCATCCATATCGTCAAAAGATAGATTCACATTTTGGTAGCACAGTAGAAGTTTATGATAAAGAAGCCTTGTTATTTGGTCAAGGCTTTAATCCTACCGAAGTAAAGGAACAACTGAGTATTTTGGTGCTGAGTGTACAATCTTTTGTAGAAACGGTACGGAAAGGAAAACCGAGAGCGTACCGAGAGAATGAAAACCTTGCAGAGTTTGTTAATCATTTTCGAGATCTTAAAGCAAACCTTCAGGATGTAGATGATACAGCTTTGATTCAGGTAATCGCTTATTTAAACCCGGTAATCATTATAGATGAAAGCCACAATTTTGAAGCAGATCTACGAATTGATATGCTTAAAAATATCAATCCTAGTTTCGTTTTTGACCTTACGGCCACACCAAGAAATAAGAGTAATATCATAAGTTTTGTTGATGCTCACAAGCTGAAAAAAAACAATATGGTAAAACTGCCAGTTATTGTTTACAATCATCAGGACACAGATGAAGTTATTAATAGTGCTATCCAGATGCAAAAAACCCTGGAAGCTAAAGCAAAAAAACAAGAGCAGGAAGGTGGAAAATATATTAGGCCAATTGTCTTATTTCAGGCACAGCCTAAAGCTGCAAATGATAACATCACTTTTGAGAAAATAAAGGAGAATCTAATTGATATAGGTATCCCAGAAGCTCATATTCGTATCAAAACCGCAAATATAGACGAAATTAAAAATGAAGAATTGCTAAGTCGGGATTGTGAAGTACGATATATCATTACAGTGAACGCCTTGAAAGAAGGATGGGATTGCCCTTTTGCTTATATCCTCGCATCTCTGGCGAATAAATCTTCCTCTATTGACGTAGAGCAGATTCTGGGTAGAGTTTTACGTTTGCCTTACGTTTCCGCTCATAAAGATGAATTGCTTAATTATTCCTATGTATTCACTTCGTCCAATGACTTTATGAATACACTCGATAAAATTGTTGCAGGATTAAATAAATCTGGTTTTAGCGCAAAAGATTATCGTGTAAAAGATGCACAAATAAACGATCAAAAAATTGACGATGACAAGAAGCCATTATTAGGAGGTCTGTTTGGAGAAGGTAAGGATAATGATGACTCCAATTCTGACGAGCCAAAGACTGAGCTGAAAATTAATCCTGAAAAAGTTAAGTCTATTGAAGATACGCCTGAGAGTAAACAACGTTTAGAAGATATACTTAGTGTGACCAGGGAAACTGGAGCAGCATATGAAAAGGAAGTTGAAGAATTCGAACAAGACGACACACAAACTCCAACAGAATTGAAAGACGTAGTAAAAACATTTCCAATCAAAGAAGCCTTCAAAGAGCAGGCAAAAGAAGTGGCCATTCCAACTTTCCACATAAAAACAACACCTAACCTTTTGCAAGTAGAGCAATTAGAACCTTTAACAAAAGGATTATTACTAAAAGGTTTTGATCTTAACGAAGAAGATACCAAGATTGACTTAACGAGAACAGCCTCTAAAATGGCTGCAATTGATCTAGTTGAAGGTAGGGAGAATGAATTTACCCCAGAATTTAAGCACGTTGAGAATCACGTAAGAGAGCAATTCTCTAATTATATTGCTACACTTACACCTGATGGGCAGATAAATCAACTGTCAAAACAAATAGCTGCCACAATCAAAAAAATAGATACTATTTCTCAGCCACAGCTAGAGAGTTACATACATAAGATACTAAGTCCGCTATCTACAGAAAAAATAGCGGAAATACGTCAACACATTGTTCACTATAGTTCGGTAATTAAGGGTAAAATCAATGCACTTGCAGAGGATTATGCCGAAGATCAATTCGAAAAGCTATTGGATAAAGGAACGGTAGTTTGCGAACCATATTTCAACTTTAGGAATCGTATTCAGCCAAAGAACACCCAAAAAGGAATAACCAAAAATCTTTATGTAGAAGAAGGAGAAATGAATTCTTTTGAAAGGGAGGTGATAAATGAAGTTGCGAACCTTGATAGTGTTTTATACTGGCACCGAAATTTAGAACGTGGAAAAGGTTTATTGCTAAATGGTTTTATCAATCATTATCCAGATTTTATAGTAAAAATGAAAGATGGCAAAACGGTCCTCATTGAAACCAAAGGAGATCATTTAGATGGTTCAGATAGTAAGCAGAAGATAAGATTAGGGAGTTATTGGGCTAGTAAAGCCGGAAATGATTACCGTTATTTTATGGTATTTAAATCTGATAAATTAGATGGAGCCAGAACTGTTGGAGAATTGTTGGATATTTTAAAAGAGATGAAATAG
- a CDS encoding helix-turn-helix domain-containing protein yields the protein MSESVFHLKEILLDIRDQLYLNKTVFNVDDLSRYTGLSKSKIYKLTSLDLIPTGSNKNIRQKFFNKEDIDRWLLGEPDISDELLEEEFNQKLLKNKKA from the coding sequence ATGAGTGAATCTGTATTCCATCTAAAAGAAATATTGTTAGATATAAGGGATCAATTATACCTTAATAAGACCGTATTTAACGTAGACGACCTTTCCCGATACACAGGACTATCCAAAAGTAAAATTTACAAGCTCACCAGCTTGGATCTTATTCCAACTGGTTCCAACAAAAACATCCGTCAGAAATTTTTCAACAAGGAAGATATTGATAGATGGTTATTAGGAGAACCAGATATTTCCGATGAACTTTTAGAGGAAGAGTTTAATCAAAAACTTCTTAAAAACAAAAAAGCGTAG